In the Salmo trutta chromosome 33, fSalTru1.1, whole genome shotgun sequence genome, one interval contains:
- the LOC115172510 gene encoding BTB/POZ domain-containing protein 6-B isoform X2, producing the protein MRKRKKVFSLKLEYNPIGRIFFMLLLQLIRETLKKSKKTGKHTGRLPVCYEILTLSLKKKMAAELYPATTNLTNNGTTVTASDKKSDVQVTQSTTAATTPTTQQNINNNNVDPPSWQSSHPTLRERNALMFNNELMADIHFIVGPPGESQKVPVHKYVLAVGSSVFCAMFYGDLAEEESEIHIPDVEPAAFLILLNYMYSDAIDLEADTVLATLYAAKKYIVPALAKACVTFLETSLEAKNACVLLSQSRLFEEPELTQRCWEVIDAQAELALGSEGFCEIDLQTLKIILQRETLNSKEVVVFDAVMSWATAECKRQGLRATTHNKRSVLGKALYLVRIPTMTLEEFADGAAQSDILTLEETHDIFLWYTAATKPKLDFPLAQRQGLAPQRCHRFQSSAYRSNQWRYRGRCDSIQFAVDKRIFIAGLGLYGSSGGKAEYSVKIELKRQGVTLAQNLTTFVSDGSSCTFSVWFEHPVQVEQDAFYTVSVVLDGNELSYFGQEGMTEVQCGKVTFQFQCSSDSTNGTGVQGGQIPELVFYA; encoded by the exons atgagaaagagaaaaaaagtatTCAGCTTGAAGTTGGAATACAACCCAATTGGACGGATATTTTTTATGTTGCTCTTACAATTGATTCGGG AAACACTGAAAAAGTCTAAAAAGACTGGGAAACACACAGGCAGGTTACCAGTATGCTATGAGATTCTAACCCTGTCCCTGAAGAAGAAGATGGCTGCAGAACTGTACCCTGCGACCACCAATCTAACCAACAACGGTACTACGGTGACCGCCAGTGACAAGAAAAGCGATGTGCAGGTCACCCAGTCAACCACTGCTGCAACAACACCGACCACCCAgcaaaacataaacaacaacaacgtcGATCCTCCCAGCTGGCAGTCCTCTCACCCCACGCTACGGGAGAG GAATGCCTTGATGTTCAACAATGAACTCATGGCCGACATACATTTCATTGTTGGTCCCCCTGGTGAATCTCAGAAAGTACCAGTACACAAG TATGTGTTGGCAGTGGGTAGCTCGGTCTTCTGTGCCATGTTTTACGGGGATCTTGCAGAGGAGGAGTCCGAAATCCATATCCCAGACGTGGAACCTGCTGCTTTTCTAATTCTGCTGAA TTACATGTACAGTGATGCGATAGACCTGGAGGCGGACACCGTGCTGGCTACCCTGTACGCTGCCAAGAAGTACATTGTACCAGCCCTGGCCAAGGCCTGCGTCACCTTCCTGGAGACCAGCCTGGAGGCCAAGAACGCCTGTGTGCTTCTGTCCCAGAGCCGTCTGTTTGAGGAGCCTGAGCTGACACAGCGCTGCTGGGAGGTGATTGACGCCCAGGCTGAGCTGGCCCTGGGCTCCGAGGGCTTCTGTGAGATCGACTTGCAGACCCTTAAGATCATCCTGCAGAGAGAGACCCTAAACAGCAAGGAGGTGGTGGTCTTTGATGCCGTGATGAGCTGGGCCACAGCTGAGTGTAAGAGGCAAGGACTGAGGGCAACCACCCACAACAAGAGATCTGTCCTGGGCAAGGCACTCTACCTGGTGCGCATCCCCACTATGACCCTGGAGGAGTTCGCTGATGGGGCGGCCCAGTCAGACATCTTGACACTGGAAGAGACGCATGACATTTTCCTGTGGTACACAGCGGCCACCAAGCCCAAACTGGACTTCCCACTGGCACAGAGGCAGGGCCTGGCGCCCCAGAGGTGCCACCGCTTCCAGTCGTCAGCCTATCGGAGCAACCAGTGGCGCTACAGGGGCCGCTGTGACAGCATCCAGTTTGCAGTGGACAAGCGGATCTTTATCGCTGGACTGGGTCTGTACGGGTCAAGTGGCGGAAAGGCCGAGTACAGTGTCAAGATTGAACTGAAGCGGCAAGGGGTGACCCTAGCACAGAACCTGACCACGTTTGTGTCGGACGGATCAAGCTGTACATTTTCTGTGTGGTTTGAACACCCAGTTCAAGTGGAGCAGGATGCCTTTTATACGGTGAGTGTCGTGCTGGACGGGAATGAGCTGAGCTATTTTGGCCAGGAGGGCATGACGGAGGTGCAGTGTGGAAAAGTGACTTTTCAGTTCCAGTGCTCCTCGGACAGTACCAACGGGACTGGGGTGCAGGGGGGACAGATCCCTGAGCTGGTGTTCTATGCATAA
- the LOC115172510 gene encoding BTB/POZ domain-containing protein 6-B isoform X1, with the protein MQHSSISDTICINCQRRIIATTVDPRVRGLFIGKGSTLCVPMPTADCRLLHHGRIMKCLTFLLLLPETLKKSKKTGKHTGRLPVCYEILTLSLKKKMAAELYPATTNLTNNGTTVTASDKKSDVQVTQSTTAATTPTTQQNINNNNVDPPSWQSSHPTLRERNALMFNNELMADIHFIVGPPGESQKVPVHKYVLAVGSSVFCAMFYGDLAEEESEIHIPDVEPAAFLILLNYMYSDAIDLEADTVLATLYAAKKYIVPALAKACVTFLETSLEAKNACVLLSQSRLFEEPELTQRCWEVIDAQAELALGSEGFCEIDLQTLKIILQRETLNSKEVVVFDAVMSWATAECKRQGLRATTHNKRSVLGKALYLVRIPTMTLEEFADGAAQSDILTLEETHDIFLWYTAATKPKLDFPLAQRQGLAPQRCHRFQSSAYRSNQWRYRGRCDSIQFAVDKRIFIAGLGLYGSSGGKAEYSVKIELKRQGVTLAQNLTTFVSDGSSCTFSVWFEHPVQVEQDAFYTVSVVLDGNELSYFGQEGMTEVQCGKVTFQFQCSSDSTNGTGVQGGQIPELVFYA; encoded by the exons ATGCAGCATAGTTCTATAAGTGACACGATTTGTATCAATTGTCAACGCAGAATAATAGCTACTACAGTAGATCCTAGAGTTCGTGGTTTATTTATAGGAAAGGGATCAACGCTTTGTGTGCCGATGCCAACAGCAGATTGCAGGTTGCTCCATCATGGTCGGATCATGAAGTGTTTGACTTTTTTACTCTTACTTCCAGAAACACTGAAAAAGTCTAAAAAGACTGGGAAACACACAGGCAGGTTACCAGTATGCTATGAGATTCTAACCCTGTCCCTGAAGAAGAAGATGGCTGCAGAACTGTACCCTGCGACCACCAATCTAACCAACAACGGTACTACGGTGACCGCCAGTGACAAGAAAAGCGATGTGCAGGTCACCCAGTCAACCACTGCTGCAACAACACCGACCACCCAgcaaaacataaacaacaacaacgtcGATCCTCCCAGCTGGCAGTCCTCTCACCCCACGCTACGGGAGAG GAATGCCTTGATGTTCAACAATGAACTCATGGCCGACATACATTTCATTGTTGGTCCCCCTGGTGAATCTCAGAAAGTACCAGTACACAAG TATGTGTTGGCAGTGGGTAGCTCGGTCTTCTGTGCCATGTTTTACGGGGATCTTGCAGAGGAGGAGTCCGAAATCCATATCCCAGACGTGGAACCTGCTGCTTTTCTAATTCTGCTGAA TTACATGTACAGTGATGCGATAGACCTGGAGGCGGACACCGTGCTGGCTACCCTGTACGCTGCCAAGAAGTACATTGTACCAGCCCTGGCCAAGGCCTGCGTCACCTTCCTGGAGACCAGCCTGGAGGCCAAGAACGCCTGTGTGCTTCTGTCCCAGAGCCGTCTGTTTGAGGAGCCTGAGCTGACACAGCGCTGCTGGGAGGTGATTGACGCCCAGGCTGAGCTGGCCCTGGGCTCCGAGGGCTTCTGTGAGATCGACTTGCAGACCCTTAAGATCATCCTGCAGAGAGAGACCCTAAACAGCAAGGAGGTGGTGGTCTTTGATGCCGTGATGAGCTGGGCCACAGCTGAGTGTAAGAGGCAAGGACTGAGGGCAACCACCCACAACAAGAGATCTGTCCTGGGCAAGGCACTCTACCTGGTGCGCATCCCCACTATGACCCTGGAGGAGTTCGCTGATGGGGCGGCCCAGTCAGACATCTTGACACTGGAAGAGACGCATGACATTTTCCTGTGGTACACAGCGGCCACCAAGCCCAAACTGGACTTCCCACTGGCACAGAGGCAGGGCCTGGCGCCCCAGAGGTGCCACCGCTTCCAGTCGTCAGCCTATCGGAGCAACCAGTGGCGCTACAGGGGCCGCTGTGACAGCATCCAGTTTGCAGTGGACAAGCGGATCTTTATCGCTGGACTGGGTCTGTACGGGTCAAGTGGCGGAAAGGCCGAGTACAGTGTCAAGATTGAACTGAAGCGGCAAGGGGTGACCCTAGCACAGAACCTGACCACGTTTGTGTCGGACGGATCAAGCTGTACATTTTCTGTGTGGTTTGAACACCCAGTTCAAGTGGAGCAGGATGCCTTTTATACGGTGAGTGTCGTGCTGGACGGGAATGAGCTGAGCTATTTTGGCCAGGAGGGCATGACGGAGGTGCAGTGTGGAAAAGTGACTTTTCAGTTCCAGTGCTCCTCGGACAGTACCAACGGGACTGGGGTGCAGGGGGGACAGATCCCTGAGCTGGTGTTCTATGCATAA